The Blautia pseudococcoides genome segment TTGCCTGGCTGGATGTGTAGAAATTCTCATATCCTGCCCGGATCCCCATCTTAGCCACCTTCTCCACATAGTCGTTTACCGACTTGGAAGAATTGTTGGTGATAAAGATGTACTGTCCGCCTCTTCTCTCGATCTCATCCAGGAAATCCAGTGTTCCCGCAAATATTTCATCTTCATTGTAAATAGTTCCATCCATATCCAAAAGATATAGTTTCTTGTCTCTCAGGCTCTCCGCATTTTTACCGTTCTTATCTGTCAGCATTTTCTTCTCCTTGTAAATCTCGTTCTTTTTATACCGCCGGTATATTTTTTGTGGCAATGATATCCACGCCGGTTCCGCACACATTTCTAAGCACCACATCTCCAATATGTACCGGGGCGTTCATCCGGACGGCTCTTAATGCTTCTGCGCAGTCATAAATCTTCCCTTTTGGAATATCGGAGGCTGTCTTGACGGATACCACTGGAAGTGTGCCTCCGGCTACACGGACAGAGGACGTGACAATCCTGGTGGGGTTGGTCACCTCTTTTTTTCCGTAAGCTTCACCCTTTTTGCAGGTGTTTCCCTCCACCTTTTTCACAGCTCCATTATCCATTGTAACAGTAAGACTACATCCCAGAGGACAATTAATGCAAATCAATTCTCTCGTTTCCATCTCTATGCCTCCTCCACTTTCACAGTAATCTTATCGAAACTTTCATTGTCTGTCAAATCCGATTTTTTCAATACTACCTGCTCCATTTCACCGGGTGCCAGCTTTCTCTTTTTCTTATGCCAAATCCGCCTCTCACCCAAGTATACACTCACATAACAGTCCCTGTAAACACCGCCCACCCGGAAACGCAGGGTAAGGGTATCTTCCATACATGCAGGCCGGATGGTCTGAGGCACTGTGTAACGAACGCCATCCACAGCCAAAACCCTGATCGGCCTTGCATCCCTTTTTTCCTTCTCTCCCCGAATATATGCGGCCGCACAGGCACCGGCCCTTGCCGCCTCCTCGGAGACATAGTCTACCAGATCATGTACATGGAGCACATTGCCGCAGGCAAAGACACCCGGCACATTGGTCTCCAGACTTTCATTCACCACAGGGCCTGAGGTGACGCGGGACAGTTCCACGCCTATTTTTCCTGACAACTCATTTTCCGGGATCAGGCCGCAGGACAGAAGCAATGTGTCGCAGGAATAAAACTCCTCGGTTCCCGGAACCGGCTTCCTGTTCTCATCCACCTGCGCCAGGGTGATCCCTGTCACTCTTTCCTTTCCCTGAATATCAATCACTGTATGACTGAGTTTTAATGGAATATCAAAGTCATTCAGGCATTGTACAATATTTCTCTGAAGGCCCCCGGAGAAGGGCATCAGCTCTGCCACCACTTTTACCTCAGCACCCTCCAGGGTCATTCTTCTTGCCATGATCAATCCAATATCACCGGAGCCCAGGATCACCACTTCCCTGCCCGGCATATATCCCTCCATATTAACCAGACGCTGCGCTGTTCCCGCAGTATAAATACCTGCAGGGCGGTAACCCGGAATATTCAGGGCGCCTCTTGGCCTCTCCCTGCAGCCCATAGCCAGGATCACGGCGCGGGCCTTCAGCATCATAAGGCCGTCCTCTCTGTTCATAGCCATAACGGTTTTGCATGCTTCCCCATCCTGGATATCCAGAACCATAGTGTGCAGTTTATAGGGAATCTCCATCTCTTCCACCTGGGCAATAAAACGCCAGGCATATTCCGGTCCTGTCAGTTCCTCCTTAAAGGTATGGAGACCAAATCCATTGTGGATACACTGGTTTAAAATTCCTCCCAGTTCCCTGTCACGCTCCAGTATCAGGATGTTTTCCACCCCTTCTTTTCTCGCAGATACAGCGGCTGCCAGTCCTGCCGGGCCTCCGCCGATTATAATTAAATCATAACACATGATCTTTCCTCTCTTTCCCCGTTTAAACTGTCTTATTTTCTCCTGCTTCCCCGTCTTTTAGAACACCTGTAAGAAGCTTTGACCCTTTGCCTGCCTTCGTAAGGCTGAGTGGGTCCACATGCAGCTCTCTGGCCAGTATTTCCATGGTTCTGGGCGCGCAGAAGCCTGACTGGCATCTGCCCATTCCTGCCCTTGTTCTCCGCTTCACACCATCTAAAGACCTGGCTCCCAAAGGACGTCTTATGGCATTTATGATCTCACCCTCCGTCACAGTCTCACAGCGGCAGATGACGTTGCCGTAAGCCGGGTCTTTTTGGATCAGCTTTGCCATTTCTTCCGGAGAGGCCTGCGCCACGCTTAGAATATCCTCTCTTGTGCCGATAAAATCCTCCTTCTTTTTTGCATGGAGATACTCTGCTGTCATCTGTGCCAGGTATTCCCCTATGGCAGGAGCACTTGACAGGCCCGGTGACTCAATCCCGGCCGCATTGAAAAAGCCTTCCGCATCCTTAGCTTCACCCAGAACAAAATCCTCATTTTTTTCTGTAGCCCGAAGACCTGCAAAGGACGTGATCACCATATGCAGGGGAACATCCGCAGCACTGACACGTGCCAGAGATGCCACTTTTTCAAGTCCCCCAGCGGTTGTCTGGATTCCCTCTTTGTCCTCCATGTCATCCGCCGTGGGGCCTACAAGCAGGTTGCCGTGCACTGTGGGGGTGATGAGGACCCCTTTTCCCATCTTTGTTGGAAGCTGGAACACTGTGTGGGATACAAAATCTCCTGCTTTTTTATCCAGCAGGCAGTATTCCCCTTTTCTTGGAGTGATAGAGAGCTTTTGGCTGCTCACCATATTGTTGAAAACATCAGCATATACACCTGCTGCATTGATGACACACGCTGCCTCGTAGTATTCCCGGTCTGTCTCAATTTCGTAACCGCCTTTTTCCAGCTTTCTGACTGCCTTTACCTCTGTATCCAAAAAGAAATCCACACCGTTCACACAGGCATTCTCCGCCATGGCGATAGTCAGTTTAAAAGGACATACGATCCCGCCGGTGGGGGCATATAACAGGGCTTTGACCTGGTGGGAAATGTTTGGCTCCAGTTTGTGGATTTCTTCTCCTCTCACAATCCTTAAGCCTTCCACCCCATTCTCCTCCCCGCGCGTTTTCAATGCCTCCAGCTTCGGGATATCATGCTCATCAAAGCAAAGGACTAAAGAACCATTCTGCCTGTATGGAAAATCCAATTCCTTTGACAGAGCTTTCATCATTTTACTGCCTCTCACATTCATCCTGGCCTTCATGGAGCCTGGTTCCGCATCAAAACCTGCATGGACAATTGCACTGTTGGCCTTGGAAGTACCGCAGCAGACATCCTCCTCCCGTTCCAGTACGGCTGTCTTCAGGCTATATCTGGACAACTCCCTTGCCACAGAGCTTCCCACAACTCCAGCTCCGATAATTATCACATCATATTTCATTTTCTCATTCCTCCTGTTTTTTTAGAAAGTTCCGGCGAACCGGATTCTCAGGCCAAAACACAGCCGCTTTCGGCCGTATCTTTTTCACCCATTGCACAAAAAAGAGACAAGGCGAATACACATGCTTCTGACATGTGTCCTCCGCTTTGTCTCTGTTCTCCAGCGTTATCTATTCTATTTACATGAACCAGACTTTCTGGTTCGTGGTGGATATGGATACGGCTCCTGCACTCAGTGCTGCCATGATATCCTCCTTATCCGCGATCAGTCCCCCTGCAATGACAGGTGTTCTGCTGTGTATACAGATTCTCGAAATAATCTTGGGCATAACACCTGGAAGCACTTCTATCATATCCGGATGCACACTCTCTGTCTGTCTTCGGATACTCTCAAAGGCAATGGAATCAATGACGAAAAAGCGCATAACCGCAAACAGTCCCAGCTCCTTTGCCTGTTTGATAATGGCAGGCTTGGTAGAGATCACTCCGTCCGTCTCTGTGGTGTTTTTCAAAAAGTCCACGGCGACCTCTCTGCTGCTCAGACCACCTATGAGGTCAATATGTACCAGAACGGTCTTGCCGCCCTTTTTCAGGCGCCCCACAATATCACCGATACTGCAGATATCCCCATAGAGCACAAAGACGATTCTGATGTCGGAACTCAGACACCTGTTAAGTCCCTGTTCATCCTTGATGGCTGCCACCACAGGGCAGTCCTCAAATTGTTCTAAAATATCCTGTTGTTTCATGAGACACTCCATTTCCGTACTGTAAACTAGTAAACTATTTGATTTTAAAAAGACAAGACAATAAAGCCATAATACGGCTTTATCCTCTTGTCTCCTGTCTCTTCTTATATCTTAGCACATTCCCCTGTGCCATGCAAGCATAAATGTCACTTGTTGTAATGTTTCCGTAACAGTTCAACCTTCCACTGTCCCGCCAGGTATTGCCTTGCATTTGCAAGGCAATACCAAGGCAGCTACGCGCCAGACTGCGGTTCTTGCAGTCTGTGTACATGCTTTTGTTGCTATGAAGCCGAAAGGCAATGAACCAACTGCTTGTTACTCTCTGTAGAAACATACTACCGGACATCCCGCCTCTATATTTTCGTATATAGTTGTAGCTGCAGCGGTCGGCAGGTTGATACATCCATGAGAGCCGCTGGTGCGGTAGATGGATCCACCGAAGCTGTATCTCCAGTTGGCATCATGCAGACCAATGCCGCCGTTAAAAGGCATCCAGTATTTTACAGGCTGCTCATACTCATAAGTGCCGTCCTCCAGTTTCCGTCCTCTGAGCACCTGGTTTCTTTGTTTATACATAAGAGAATACACACCTCCCGGTGTCCTTCTGTCTCTCATGACATAAGTACCGGATACAAGATCCGTATCCATAAGCAGTGCTCCATCCTTATAAAACCACAGGTGCTGGCTTGTCAGGTCAATCTCCACATAGGTTCCGCCGATATCATTTTCCCCGTATGCCACACCCGCCTTGGAATACACAGGCTCACGGACCGTCACTGCGTGGCTGGCAATGTCCTCCAAAAGCTGGGCCTTTTCCTTTAACTGGTTTATCTGGAACCCGTAATTGCCGCCAGAAACGGTGATCGGTTCCCCTGTGGCTGTGCTTGTTATGGTTCTGTCTCTGCCCACGGTATCATAGTTATCCGCCAGCCAGGCCACAAACTCCGTCACTCTGGCCTCCAGTGTTGCAGGGTCTTCCACATAATTGCCGTTCTCGTCGTAGGTCATCCACTCTTTCACGGTCATGCCGTCCAGCACTTCTGTCTTATCTCCGAAGGTATAGGTGATCGTTACGGCTGCGCAGGAATTCCACACATCCCTCTGGTGATTCAGTGTGGGGTCCTCCTTTGTGACAGCCGGAGCTGCATAGGAACCTGCCTCCTCAGCGGAAACCGATTCCTCACTGCCGGCCACAGCCTGCTCAAGAGCGGAGAGGATAATGTCCTCCTGTACGGTGGTGCCTGCCGTCTCATCCACAATGACAAACTGGTTTTCCTGGAAAGCAATGTACGCATCTGTTGGAGCTTCCATGCTGGCGGCCTGCATACAGTCAAAAGACTGAAGCTGGGCTTTCAGTGCCTCCTTGTCATACTGGATGTTCTCCTCAGCCTCATGATCGGTGTCCCTGAAATATCCTTTTATCCATGTAAAGGGATTCTGCTCATCTAAAAGCTTCTGCACACTTCCGTCGCTGACATAGGCATAACCAATGTCCTGTCCTTTGATTTCTCTTGTCTGGTCATTTCTGAACTGCACCTGAATGGAATAATCCTCAACTTTTTTCCGAATCAAATCTTCTGCCTGCTCCACAGTCAAATTCCCGCAGGCTATATGGTTTACGGTTGTTCCCTTAAAGAATTTGTCTTTATAATAATAAGCGCCTGCGCCATAGCCGGCAGCAGCCAGTATGACCACAGCACCTGTGATGCCCAGTGCAATTTTGATCCCGGTCTTTTTACCCTTCTTTTCCTCAGCCCTCATCTCTTTTTTGGCTGCTTTTTTCTGCATCTTTATAGTTTTTTTATCCGGCTCCTGGTAAGCAGCGGCTTCCGCCTGGCTACCGATGGTATCCTGTATGATCTTCTCCATGGCAGAATCAATTTTGGCTTCCATCTCTGACTTAGGCTGTGTCTGTTCTGCCTCCCCTTGCCGGACAGCAGCTTTCGCCTGTTCTTCTGCCTGCTGCAATTTCTTTTGCTGTGTTTTTTTCTTCATCTAATTTGCTCCCCGATATTACATTTCTGTGGGTACTGCAGCCTTCTACGCTTCATTTTCCATGCTGCAGCCGCCTATATTCGACATAAACGCGAATACTTGTCTATTATAACACAAAATTCTACAACCGGATAAATATAAATGAATCCTAAAAAAAAATTAAAGCTTTTGTCATACTTTCTGTTCCTTTTAGTGTATGTGAAATATTTTCTTCATATTCTATCCTGTCACAGAATTCTGCTGGGAATGGATCAACCATATATTAGACGCACGAAAGTGTCGAAAAGTGTCACAAGGAATAAAAAAGATTTTTCTCCGCATACTAATTCTGCAGCGCAGGCAACTGCTGCCGCCCAATATAAGCAGAATAAGTGAGGATACTGCCATGTTAAAAGAAAAACCTTACGAAAACGACTATGATGACGGAAACATTCCTGAGATCGACCTGCCCAGGGAGTCAAACGCCACAGACGTGATCCCCGACGAAGTGCCGCGCAAAGACGGCCCTGGCGGAGAAGGCTGACAGGAAGCGAGGTGAATTCTGATGATCGACAACGAAGAACTTCCCATCGGCTTCACCATGGAACTGGCACAGCATTCAGATATCCTGAATCATTTTGCCCAGCTTCCCAAATCTGAACAGAAGCCTCTGGTAGACAAAGCCAGACAGGTAAACTCCCGCCACGAAATGCGGGAGTATGTGGAATCCATGTTCCGCCCCTGAGATGCGCTGCTTCAAAAGCCGGCTGTGAAACGCAGGATCTTCTGCGCCGCACAGCCGGTTTTTCTGTCTTCATTCATTTTTCGCTGACTGTTTCATGATCTGATTGATATAGGTACTCAGCCCCGCTACCAAAATCCCCTGGGTAACAGCAGTAAACACTGCCTTTGCGGCTGTCTGCGGAGAATGGACATCACAGACTGCGAGTACCCATACCGCGCATATAAGGATTCCTGCCGCTCCCAGAATCAGAGGGATATACTTATCTTTTACTGCCTGGGACTGTTTCAGCGCCATGCCCACAAAATAGAGCACTATGGCCACCACAAGAAGCTCAGGTTTTACATATTCCATTATAGTCTCCATTTCCCCTCCCCATATACTGCCTCTTTTACCATCATATGCGCTGACAGGCTTAATTTGCCGGGACCGGTGTATTTTTTTCTATTCCATGATAATTCCTGCAAAATACCGTTTCCCCGCATTTCCGGATGTGGTATACTAAAAGTGTTCAAAACAAAGAAGGAGGATTGCTGTAAAGCAAAAGAAATCTTATGTACCATTTACTGAATCAATATTTAGATACAAAACAGATTGTAATGCTGGGAATCATCATTACCTTTCTCATCACATTTTTTGCCCTGAAACATCCCTTTTCCTTTCTCCCCAGTGACCAGGGACGGGATTTCGCCTTAAACGGCGCGCTCTCAAAAGGTAAGACAAGAGGCGTTGGGCTCACGTTTGTCATCTGTTTTATCATCGGCACGGTTCTCTTTATGCCTCTTGACAAAGAGTATATCGTCTACGCCATACTGCTTTTCTGTATTATGCTGAGCGGATACCTGGACGATGCTGCAGAGACGCCGTGGAATGAATACAAAAAAGGTCTGATCGACCTCATCATCTCCGCTGTGGCTGTTCTCACTTTCCTGAATTTTAACAGTACCACCATCTCTCTTGGTT includes the following:
- a CDS encoding phage holin family protein, yielding METIMEYVKPELLVVAIVLYFVGMALKQSQAVKDKYIPLILGAAGILICAVWVLAVCDVHSPQTAAKAVFTAVTQGILVAGLSTYINQIMKQSAKNE
- a CDS encoding glycerol-3-phosphate responsive antiterminator, which translates into the protein MKQQDILEQFEDCPVVAAIKDEQGLNRCLSSDIRIVFVLYGDICSIGDIVGRLKKGGKTVLVHIDLIGGLSSREVAVDFLKNTTETDGVISTKPAIIKQAKELGLFAVMRFFVIDSIAFESIRRQTESVHPDMIEVLPGVMPKIISRICIHSRTPVIAGGLIADKEDIMAALSAGAVSISTTNQKVWFM
- a CDS encoding DUF1667 domain-containing protein, producing METRELICINCPLGCSLTVTMDNGAVKKVEGNTCKKGEAYGKKEVTNPTRIVTSSVRVAGGTLPVVSVKTASDIPKGKIYDCAEALRAVRMNAPVHIGDVVLRNVCGTGVDIIATKNIPAV
- a CDS encoding NAD(P)/FAD-dependent oxidoreductase, which produces MMCYDLIIIGGGPAGLAAAVSARKEGVENILILERDRELGGILNQCIHNGFGLHTFKEELTGPEYAWRFIAQVEEMEIPYKLHTMVLDIQDGEACKTVMAMNREDGLMMLKARAVILAMGCRERPRGALNIPGYRPAGIYTAGTAQRLVNMEGYMPGREVVILGSGDIGLIMARRMTLEGAEVKVVAELMPFSGGLQRNIVQCLNDFDIPLKLSHTVIDIQGKERVTGITLAQVDENRKPVPGTEEFYSCDTLLLSCGLIPENELSGKIGVELSRVTSGPVVNESLETNVPGVFACGNVLHVHDLVDYVSEEAARAGACAAAYIRGEKEKRDARPIRVLAVDGVRYTVPQTIRPACMEDTLTLRFRVGGVYRDCYVSVYLGERRIWHKKKRKLAPGEMEQVVLKKSDLTDNESFDKITVKVEEA
- a CDS encoding L,D-transpeptidase family protein, whose product is MKKKTQQKKLQQAEEQAKAAVRQGEAEQTQPKSEMEAKIDSAMEKIIQDTIGSQAEAAAYQEPDKKTIKMQKKAAKKEMRAEEKKGKKTGIKIALGITGAVVILAAAGYGAGAYYYKDKFFKGTTVNHIACGNLTVEQAEDLIRKKVEDYSIQVQFRNDQTREIKGQDIGYAYVSDGSVQKLLDEQNPFTWIKGYFRDTDHEAEENIQYDKEALKAQLQSFDCMQAASMEAPTDAYIAFQENQFVIVDETAGTTVQEDIILSALEQAVAGSEESVSAEEAGSYAAPAVTKEDPTLNHQRDVWNSCAAVTITYTFGDKTEVLDGMTVKEWMTYDENGNYVEDPATLEARVTEFVAWLADNYDTVGRDRTITSTATGEPITVSGGNYGFQINQLKEKAQLLEDIASHAVTVREPVYSKAGVAYGENDIGGTYVEIDLTSQHLWFYKDGALLMDTDLVSGTYVMRDRRTPGGVYSLMYKQRNQVLRGRKLEDGTYEYEQPVKYWMPFNGGIGLHDANWRYSFGGSIYRTSGSHGCINLPTAAATTIYENIEAGCPVVCFYRE
- a CDS encoding NAD(P)/FAD-dependent oxidoreductase; this encodes MKYDVIIIGAGVVGSSVARELSRYSLKTAVLEREEDVCCGTSKANSAIVHAGFDAEPGSMKARMNVRGSKMMKALSKELDFPYRQNGSLVLCFDEHDIPKLEALKTRGEENGVEGLRIVRGEEIHKLEPNISHQVKALLYAPTGGIVCPFKLTIAMAENACVNGVDFFLDTEVKAVRKLEKGGYEIETDREYYEAACVINAAGVYADVFNNMVSSQKLSITPRKGEYCLLDKKAGDFVSHTVFQLPTKMGKGVLITPTVHGNLLVGPTADDMEDKEGIQTTAGGLEKVASLARVSAADVPLHMVITSFAGLRATEKNEDFVLGEAKDAEGFFNAAGIESPGLSSAPAIGEYLAQMTAEYLHAKKKEDFIGTREDILSVAQASPEEMAKLIQKDPAYGNVICRCETVTEGEIINAIRRPLGARSLDGVKRRTRAGMGRCQSGFCAPRTMEILARELHVDPLSLTKAGKGSKLLTGVLKDGEAGENKTV
- a CDS encoding HMG-box domain-containing protein, with the protein product MIDNEELPIGFTMELAQHSDILNHFAQLPKSEQKPLVDKARQVNSRHEMREYVESMFRP